TCTGGTCTGGTTCCAAGCAGCCTCGGTTCCTTTGCACACCCTTAAAAATCATCTTTAAATGGGTAGGTAAAATTAAATTACCTACTCATTAGTATGGGTCCAAATGgataactttcttttcttggattaatagaaattttgtcctggcgaggaaggaaaataaaatcttaaccAAAAAGTATGAATTCTGAAAGCTGCTGAATAACAAAACTACCCCAGGTAGAGGCGAGCCAGCACTATAAAAGCTCGACTTCTGCCAGTACTTTTGGCCACGCCCAACTCTTTGACTCGCTATTTAGTGTCTATTCTCTAATATTACTCTGGTCCAAAGCATCAAACAAGTTCTTCAAACTTACTGGTTAGCCACTTTGCCTTCTTGTTCTTGTTACGGATCTCGATGTGTTCATGAAGTTGTCtgtgaaaaatgattgaaacaTTAATAATGTGCGATTGGAAGATTCTAATAGTTACGTTGCATGTACTGTTCGTCAACTGATGCCTTGCTCTCCTGCAGATTCTCTTTGAAAATGGGTCCACCAGTGAATGCTGCTGCACCGTCCACCGCTTCTTCTGCAGGTGAAGACATGCTGACCAATGACCAGCGCTTCCTCTTGACCGTCATTTTTGGATTATACTTTGGGCCTCATCTCCAAGGGGAAAGGCCACCCCACAAGTCAGCATTGCAGAGAGTACTCGAGAGACTGCCACGGTACACTCAAGATCGGCTGGCTGGGTCCAAGTTGATGGTGGCCCAAATGATTCACGTATATTATTATATACTGAGGAAGGCCAGTCAATCTGTCATAGTGGCCCCACCTTTGCTGCTCAAGTTCTTCCGCGACGCGCTTCCAGCCAGAATGATTGGTCCTGGATTCAACTACCCTCTGTTCATCGACTTATTTCCAACCGACCTGCACCCTTGTTCACGTGTCGAAGAGCGATTTATGGCAATAGACAACATTGTCTTGATCGATAACCCGAGCACCTCTTACCTCAGGGAAGAGGTTGTTGCGAGGTTTAAGAATTTGACTGGACTGCAGGAGTTCGTTCTGGAGAAGGATGCTGCCAAGCTACCTATTTATGTCACCGATGAGGTGTTTTATCAAGTGATAGCACGAGAGGAGCGTTCAGAGGGACAACCTCATTTTTCTGTGCCCCGTTGTGGTTCTCATGGAAGACAATGCAACATCAGCATGGTGTTTTCTCCGCTCGATACGACAGGTGCCACTACCGCCTGGAGTGCTGGAGCTGGAGTTGTTTGGAATGCGGAAGTGGAGCTTGCAGGATCCATCACAGGGCGTGTGACCCTTGCAGAGTCTGAAGATAGTTACCTGTTTAACGTATCACTTCCAGGGATCAGAATAGATCAAAGTAAGTCTCCGATGGCCTAAAAGAACCTCAATATTTGTAGGTCGAGAAGCTAATTACTAAATTTTGAGCGCTCTCCGTTTGGTTGATTCTGATTCACATAGTGATGCATATGTATTGACGAATTTCTCGGAAACTTCCTTATGGAAGCTGCAGGCTTTAGCTGTGAATTCGACATGGATGGCGAGGTCTTGATCGAAGGAGAGATTGCAACCGGTGGGAACACGGTTGAAAGCAGAACAGGAAACCCTTGTCAACCTGGACACTTCTCTCTCCGTTTTCAGCTGCCTGGTCGTATCTATCTCAGAGGCGCCAACTGCAACTTTCGCTCAGATGGGACTTTCGAAGGAAGGGCGAAGAAACAGATCGAAAATTGATCAACTTGCAGGCagcttggtttttgttttgaaataatGTTGAAATTTACCGTGACTCGATTAGACACAAACTGCGTCCTATGTTTGGTCCTCATGTACCTTCTTCAATGCAAATATAGTCACACCCTTAAACTAACAAGAGTGAGAGATGGCACCGTTGTCCTTCTCAAATATAATTCCCAAAAGTTCTCCACCACTAACACTCTCTTCCTACGTGCCCCTAACCCAAgaacttgaaaatataaaagactAGTGAATTGAGCAACTACAATCCAATGAGTaatacatatcttctaaacaaatcaagcaattactatcatttaaggaaaaaaaaaacaaatgtaaaTCATTTACACCAAATCCAGAATACAacaaagtttaagattaaaatgAGTTGTttgtatgtgtgtgtatatattaCTACAACATAACATTTTCGTGCCATAAATACTCATCTAAatcaataatatcaaaacaaatatcaatGATCCAgcccattgatcaatctcaacACACGCGTTATAGGTCCATTCCAATGACCAATGTCAAGCTAAGATATCAACTATGATCACGCATAATGCCTTATGACAAGGTGACCGGGCTCTCCCCtagcaaggtctccacctatatCACCAATGGCCGGGCCACAAAGATCTTTAAAACTAGTATAGATATCCACAACCCCTTATTGGGCTCATAGCAATATTGAGCACCAACACCAATCTACAACATCCTCCACATGCTATAAAGCCAAATCCaaaaaccatttcatatatcataATACGTTTCTTAAACTATTTCGAACTCCATTTCGTTGAAATAGttcacaaatcaatatataatattttatactCCATATTGAAGTCAAAGACTTCTCTTGAGTCTTTCAAAAGGATTCGCAAACCCATTTGCAAGCAATCAATTTAGACTAtcatcccccaaaaaaaaaaaaaaatccatatctaATACACATATGGTAGCAAATGTTCATTCCAATTTATGCAAGAAATATGCTCATTCTTAACTCATAATATAACTAATCCATTTCGTTTTCGAAATATAAGTTCTaaaatcaaagaagagataGTATTACTCATCTCGGAATGCCAATCGTCGAACTCGTGATCCAACAATTAAACGAAAAATAACGTTAAAATCGAGTAAAAATTATGCCTAACACTAACAAAGCGACTCATACACATTAACAAATCACTCACTTGAAGCAATTATTTAAATCTAAATGAAACATGAAACTCATAAGTGAAACCCCAAAATTCTCACTTCGGCCAAACCATTTATTCAAATTGACTCCCATCAAACCCATGGCTCCGCAATGCCATAATCCACCGTTACCTTGAAATCCCACCGCTCAACAATTCAAAAATGGAACAACACGGCTCAAGTTTCACAAAACTTCGAATTTAAGCCATAATTCCAAAAACTACTTCAATTGGACGAACGGATGATAGGAGCACTCATTAGGCATTGCAATACGTATAGACTTCGGTTTGCCGAGGCCTCTGTGGAGTGAACGcactctctcttttccctctttttttcttcttttttccctttttctttccgtTATTTATGTTTGTTGTGTGAGCTCTCGGTTAATATGAGCCGAAcatccctttttccttttaatagcTTAGGTccccttttcccttcttttgttgacttcttcacgatttttttccttctttttttttgcttttcctctttgacttttcaatccatattttacaaatataatgCAAACAAAGAATGGGATACAACAGCTCCTAATTCTTCTTACTAAATTTTCCATCATGAACTACATCTGACTCTAAATTCTGCTTGGAATTATAGTATGGAAGGAGTTGATTTTAGCTTTTATCTTAGTATATGCTTAGGGCAAACAGAACAATCCAATTTTATCGATGCAGTATAATATGGGTATCTCTCTAGTGTCAAGCTATGGAATTACCACTGTTAACATCACGAGATAAGGGAGACATCAATGTTAGGATGTATGTGTGAGTGAATTATGTTAGAAAAGTCCCACATTGGAGAATTAATATGGTGcaaaatagttaatatatcatagaTGACCCATAACTTATTAACTTAAGTTTTGAATAAAGGTGGTCCAATTGGATATATTAACAGATTCGGACTTGAGCTCTCTCTTGACGATCTCCCTGAAAGAAGGTATCAAGCTTCTACTGCACACTTCTAACAAATTGTATCAGAATTTTCGAGTAGGCGGGTGTTGTGGTGAAGCAACACGGGCCCAAAGTTGATGCAGAAAAATACCTAAATTAAGGGAGAGCGAGCTTAACACTGAGCTCACATGTGGGGGAAGATTGTTAGGATGCACATGTGAATGAGGTATGTTAGAAAAGTCACACATCAAATAATTTATATGGTGTGGAGCAGTTAACGTATACTAAATGGCCGATAACTCATtcacttaagcttttgagtgaaggtgAATTTAACTGGACATATTAATGGGCTCTGACTTGAGCTCCCTTTTGGCAATCTCCttggaagaaaatattgggcTTCTGTTGTGCGATcctaacaataaaaaaaattcataagaaGCAATTCTAGGAAGCTCCTTTAGTTGTTCCTTAACAGAATATGTTGCCGTTCATGGGGAAAAAATCAGAATGTCCAAGAAAGTCCATTCAGGTTGTGATTTCATTGTAATATTTCTTATCTAGTTTGTCATTTGTCGAAAAATCATTCCTTGTACGTATATAAAAGCAGGATAAGCAAGGTAAAGATTGCACCTCACGTGGACTCTTTATTCTCTTCAGTGCCTTTCATCTATAGATTTGGGAATCTGATTGTTCTAGAAAAGCAGAGGAAACTTTGTCATTGGCTTCTTCCAATAACGGCCAAGCTAAATCTAGCAAAGGACGTGATGCGGCAGCATCAAGATCCATGGGGTACGGTATCTTAGATGAAGTTCAAGAATAAAGACTCATTCAGCTGAGTCAAGGTTTACTACCAAGTTGATTTCCTAGTTAAATGATTCCTAGTTCAATGTTTCCTAATTTAAAGTATTTTAGTTTTGTGTTTCCTAATTAGTCTTTCCTAGTTTAGTGCCATAGCTCCTCTATAAATAAGAGGTGCTTCTCAATTGTAAGAGACAGATTTGGGAGTTGATAATACATAAGAATTTATCTTAGTTGAGTTCTTTATGCAATTTACATCGACCTTATACCTTAAAAATCTTTCGGTTCTTTATCCAATTCATTGGTGGTGAACAGTCTAGTTCTTTCCTTGGTTGCAAAGGTATTCCTCCATGCCTTGGCGATGAACTCTTCTATACCAAAGTTCTCTTTTCCACAGAGAACATCAAATGCTCTCGTTCCAGCAAATTCATTCAGCAATCTCATTTAAACTCACCATGCATCAAATTACTACAAACCTTCAAGGGTGAATTAGATGGGTAAGTTCTTCTATTTGCTGGTTCATACTTCTATACTGAAAAGGAATGAATGATCGGGCTCCTGGATGCTTGACCTTGGGATAAGCCTATGATGAATGGCGTGACTATGCATAGAGGATCTCCCACGATAAATGGCACGAGTTCTCAACCTGCTAGAGAATCAAGCGAGACAAGTATAGCCACATACACCACCGGTTCATTGTCCACGGTACTCTGATCCTGATGACAATCCAAGCTACAGTAACGAATCCAACAACACTAGAGGCAACTCCAGTGATTCGAATTATtgagctagaggaagaaggaggcaCAAAGACAATGACAACAAAATCAAAGTGGAAGCACTTGAATTTGAAGGCAGCCTAAATCCATGTGACTTTATTGATTGGTTGCATGCTATCAAATGAGTATTTGAGTTTAGATTATTTCAGATGAAACGAAGTGCAAGCTTGCTTCTCTTGAATTTAAGAAACATGCCTCACTTGGTGGAAATACtacaaaatctcaaaaaaaagaagaagagagaaaatatataaattgattaTTGATGGCGGAAGCTGCACCAATTGTATGGCTCTTTTCTAtcgagaaaattaccaaaacagtcataaacctattgcaacttttccaattcagtcttaaattattattattttttttttggtcaattcaatcataaactttttacaattatgctaattcagtccatttCAGCCATTTTTGGCCATTCCGGTGTTGACATGAATGCCAGCCAACGCCGACGTAgacataataaatatatatttttttttattttttttatttttttcttcacttccttctccttcctctagccagtCATCGCCTGTGACTGGCCAAAGGCCAAGCCTCAAGGAAGTCTAGTCATGGCCAGGTGACCTTGCCCAAGCCGCCGCTGAGTTGCCAAGGCtcacccttgctagatttggtaaTAGTCGAGCCTTCGACTATGGGTGAGGACCTCATTGGAGGCCTCGCaagggcaaggctcgccctcacttaatttggcaagggtcgagcctcgaCGACACCGCTAGGTTGAAGGCTGCAACCTCATgcaacctcggccatggctacCGGTGGTTGGACAAGGCTAGCCCTTGCCGACCATGGTGATGCTCGACTTCAACAAATTCGATGAGGCTCcgcctcacccaaccatggcgaCGGCGGCTTTGCCGttgttgggcgaggctcgccctcgccaatGGTCAATGGGGGCAAACCTCACCATTGGCCAATGAGGCTGACCATGCCGGCGCTCGCCTCTAGCCGGccagccaaaggaaggagggagaaggaatgaggaaaaaaatggaagaaaaaaataataaatttgaaaaaataaaatataattaaaaatttatccacgtcGGTGTTGGCCGAATGGCCAATGCCAACCAGTATCCATGTCAACATCCATCCACCAAAATTGGCCTaatggactgaattagcacaattgcaaaaggtttaagattgaactggccagaaaaaaagtttatgactgaattagaaaaattgtaataggtttataattttttggtaattttttcattttctagcTATTCATCCATTGGAGAAATTTTCTCATATTGAGGAAGACAAAAATTCTAGAGAACGAATTATTACAGTGGTAAGAGAGCCACAAATTGCCACGTTCATTTCGTATGCCCTGAAATAATATATCTGGAATTGTTCAtcatttgttaaaatatgtccgatttatttttcagTTTGCCAGCTTGCCAACTTgccttttaagatttttatctGGATGAACTGACGTATTATCTAATTCGTTCGAAAGGCCGCCTAAGAACTTATGGAGTCGAGTTCCTTTTAGTAATGGTAATTGTGGCAACTTAGCTACTTTCAATATTAGAGACCTTTCTCCCTATCTTAAAGTTGAAGATCCCATCAGAAATGAGGTCAAATATCCATCAACCTGGGGTggatgatgcgggagcatcAATGTTCATGAGGATACAGCATTTAAAATGAAGTCTAAGAATAAAAACTCTTTCGACGGAGTCAATGGTTTACCTtttcaagttggttttcaattGTGAATAAGATTTATAATTTAACGTTTCCTAGTTCAATGTTTCCTAATTTGATGTTTCATAGTTTACTATTCCCCAActtaaagttttctttttaatgttgcCTGGTGTAATCTTTCCTAGTTTATGTCCTAGCTCCTCATACGGAAGAGTTCGAAGACTGTTCCCCATTTTAACTCACTTCCATCTTGGGGCGTGTGAAAATTGTGCAGTCCGAAAACTGTTCCCCATTCCAAGTGTCGCTTCCAGGGATTAGAGATCAAAGTAAATTCCTTATGACCTAAAAAAAATCCTCTATATTTCTAGGCCTACAAGCTAATTAGTAATTACCAACTTTGCAGATGTCTCCTTTTGTATATTTTGATTCATATGGTGATGGTAAGATAATTGCAGATTTACATGAAACTTCCTTTTAAGATGCAGGAACATTCAGTTGTAAGTTCAACGTGGATGGCGACGAGGTCTTTATCGAAGGAGACGCTGCAACCGGTGGGAAGGTAGTTAAGAGCATCACAGGAAACTTTTTCCCCGCAAACACTTCTGTCCTTGTTTTCAGCTGCCCAGTCGTGTCAATCCTAGATGGTCCGACTGCAAGTGTGGCTCAGATGGAACCTTCGGAGTCGTCGTGAAGAAGTAGATCAATGATTGATGACTCCTAGCCAGGTAgactttggaaaagaaaaatgttgggATTTATCGAAACTCAAGTGGACACAAATCGAGTTCTATGTATGCTCCTTCTATACCTTTTCCAGATGTACATATAATGCAGAGAAACAATGTCTATTCTTTAATCGAGTTTCTCTGCATATGAAAAAGGTACGGGAGGAGTAAACATTGAACATGATTTTTCACAACTCCACCGAAGATCCAATCTGAGCCAAAGTTGTAGGGAGACTATCTGCAATTGACGCAACCGGGCAACTGAAAACAGAGACAGAAGTGTCCAGGAGGACGAAAGTTTTCCCGGTCTGCTCTCAACCACCTTTCGACCCATTGCAGTATCTCCTTCAATCAAGAACTCGCCATCCATATTGAATTTACAATTGATAGCTGCTCATCCAAAAGGAAGTTTCAGAATATgcaaaaaggagaaaacttGAAACTCAGTAATTCGCTTCTTCGATTATAATGAGGTTTTTTTTATGCCATCAGGAACTTACTTTGATCTCTTCTGACCCCAGAAGTGACACCAAGAACAGGCAACAGTCTTCAGACTCCACAAGTTTCGCACGCCCCGTGATGGATGCTGTAAGACCCACATTCGCATTCCCAACCACTCAAACTCCAGCACTGCAGGTGATGGCGGCACCACAACATCTCTGTTGTACTTAGCGGAGAAAATACCACCTTAGATCAAGTTGAGCCTTCAAGTAGGTGTTGCGTTCTCCGGACAACCGTGATGACGTCGAGGAGGGTGAGCGTTATATGGAACCATTCGAAGAGCTGCGTTGCTCTCGCATTTTCTTCCGTGACAATCACGAGGAGGAAGGACAAAAAAGAGATCGTCCCTCTGACCGCACCTCTCGTGCCACCACTTCATAAAACACCTCATCCATGGCATAAATCGGTAGCTTGGCAGCATATGCTCCAAACCAAGCTACTCTAGCCCAAACAAGCACTTAACCTTGAAACAACCTCTTCCCTAAGGTAAGCGGTGCTCGGATTACCAACAAAGACCATGTTGTCTATCGCCATATGTCGCTCTAAAACCAACAAACGAGGGCGCACGTCGGCCAGAGAAATGAACTAAGGGTATTTGCTACCCGGACGGAGCACTTTTGTTGATGTATCAAGACTGCACGTgctgttttttctctttttgttttgtttagtcaGTTTGTTAGTGTCCTGTTTTTTAGGAGTTGGTTAGTCAATCTTATCTCCTAGGAGCAGTTAGCTGCACGTATCTTAGATATTCTGATCTGTTGCTAATTTTGTGGATCAAGCAAGCCGTTAGTCGGCGACGTGGGTTTGTGGTTACGTTTTAGTatgtattttgaatttttttttttcagttttcctGAATACGATGCTCTGTTTTTTGCTATAAACTGgttctctgcttctgctgtaaactccttttttctgttctttttgctGTCTACGTGTTCTCTGTTCttatcaaaaaaagaacacaacaCTGGTATCAGAGCTCTCTTGATCTTAAGGGGCTGTGAGTGACTTGtgagattgattgattgagaggtGTCTGCATCCATAGAAGTTAAAAGCAAGATGGAGGCAGGATTGAGTGGTTTTTCAGCAATGGCTCCGCCAacgtttgatggagaaaattatcaagccTGGGCAGTGAGAATGCGAGCCTATCTAGAGGGTTGTGATTTTTGGGAAGCTGTGGAACAAGATTATGAAGTCGccaatcaaatcaagtttcaCAAGGAGAGGACGACAAGGAAAGCAAAGGCAAAGTCTTGTTTATATGCTGCTGTCTCGCTTGCCATTTTCAGCAGAATTATGGCTTGTGAATCAGCCAAAGCTATTTGTGACTTCCTCAAAGCTGAGTATCAAGGAGATGAGAGGATCAGAAGCATGAAGGGGTTAAACTTGATCACAGAATTCGAGAGACTGCAGATGAAGGAATCTAAGACAATTAAGGAGTATTTTGGTAAGTTGATAAACATTGCAAATCAGGCAAGAGTTCTAGGCACTGACCTCTCTGATAATAGGCTAGTGCAGAAGATTCTTGTCTCCTTGCCCGAAAGGTTTGAGGCAACTATTGCCTCTTTGGAGAATACCAAGGATTTGTCTCAGATCAAGTTGGCAGAATTGCTAAGTGCTTTGCAAGCACAAGAGCAAAGGAGGTTAATGAGGGTGGAAGGAAGTATAGAAGGAGCTTTGCCGGCCAAAGAATAGTAGAATGTAGGAGGAAAAGTTAACAAgtggaaagggaagaaaggaaatggcAAAGTATTGGTTCGAAGCTGCTGCGGGGAGAGAATAGTGCGAGCAACTCCAAGAACAATTGGGGAAGATATTCCTCATGTCAGCACtgtggaaaaaagaatcatccaCATTTTAGGTGTTGGAAGAGACCAGATGTAAGGTGCAGAAAGTGTCATAAGCTTGGACACATTGAGAAGTTCtgcaaagagaagagagatcaGCAGCAGGGTGAGGCACATGCTGCAGTTCAACAAGAGGTAGATCAACTATTTGTTGCCTCTTGTTTCTCCTCTAGTACTCCATGTGACAGTTGGCTTGTTGATAGTGGTTGCACGAACCATATGACAAGTGATGAAACGCTGTTTATAAACCTTGACAAGTCGTTGAAGTCAAGAGTGAGAATTGGGAATGGGGAGTACTTAGAAGTGAAAGGTAAAGGGACTGTAGCAATAGAGAGTTGTGCTGGAACTAAGCTGATTTATGATGTGATGTATGTGcccaaaattgatcagaatttGCTGAGTGTGGGGCAGTTGGTAGAAAAGGGATTTAAGGTGATATTTGAAGAGGAGAAGTTTTTGATCTTTGACTCCAATGGTCAGGAGTTGTTCAAGATAAAAATGCAACAgaaaagtttttctttgaatcctcTTGAGAAGGAGCAGAGGGCATTCAAGTGTCAGGCTAATGATTTAGAATTATGGCATAAGAGGTTGGGGCACTTTCATCATAAAGGCGTGTTGTTCATGCAGAGGAATGAAATGGCAACCGGGTTACCAAACCTGGAGGAGCAAATCACAAGGTGCAAAGCTTGTTTGCTAGGCAAGCAGACAAGACTTCCCTTCAAGAAATCCACTTGGAGAGCAACAGAGAAGCTGCAGCTGATTCATACGGATCTATGTGGTCCACAAGTGACTCCTTCACTAAATGGcagcaggtatttcattattttcattgatgattatactagaATGTGCTGGATTTACTTTATGAAGCGAAGTCGAAGTTGCTGAGGTATTTCAGAAGTTTAAGAAATGGGTTGAGAACCAAAGTGGCTGCAAAATTCAGGTCATTAGATCGATAATGGAACAGAATACACTTCACGAGAGGTTTAAATCTTTCGTGAAGAGGCTGGAATTGAGCATCAGCTTACTTTGCTCCTTACTctccacagcaaaatggagttagtGAGAGGAAGAATAGAACCATTATGGAGATGACTAGGTGTTTGCTTTATGAGAAGAGTCTACCAAAAGAGTTTTGGGCAAAAGCAGCAAGTACAGCAGTTTTTCTACTGAATAGATTACCTACAAGGGTATTGGAGATGAAGACACCCTTTGAAGCCTGGTTTGATGTGAAGCcaattctaagaaatttgaaggtgtTTGGCTGTTTGTGTTTTCTCATATTCCACAGATCAAGAGAGACAAGTTGG
This region of Eucalyptus grandis isolate ANBG69807.140 chromosome 8, ASM1654582v1, whole genome shotgun sequence genomic DNA includes:
- the LOC120287185 gene encoding increased DNA methylation 2-like — encoded protein: MGPPVNAAAPSTASSAGEDMLTNDQRFLLTVIFGLYFGPHLQGERPPHKSALQRVLERLPRYTQDRLAGSKLMVAQMIHVYYYILRKASQSVIVAPPLLLKFFRDALPARMIGPGFNYPLFIDLFPTDLHPCSRVEERFMAIDNIVLIDNPSTSYLREEVVARFKNLTGLQEFVLEKDAAKLPIYVTDEVFYQVIAREERSEGQPHFSVPRCGSHGRQCNISMVFSPLDTTGATTAWSAGAGVVWNAEVELAGSITGRVTLAESEDSYLFNVSLPGIRIDQRTFSCKFNVDGDEVFIEGDAATGGKLPSRVNPRWSDCKCGSDGTFGVVVKK